In Actinomadura citrea, a single window of DNA contains:
- a CDS encoding VOC family protein, translating to MAEIAIHLVVTDPDQAAAWYAEALGARETSRVAIPGGATLTVELRLSGTVLAVAGEMPERGMRSPASLGGTPAALHVPVSDVDAAWARATAAGATVFEPVHDAFWGDRTGQFLDPFGHRWALDQHVRDVPHEEVVAQAAQLFSGSGKA from the coding sequence ATGGCAGAGATAGCGATCCATTTGGTCGTCACCGATCCCGACCAGGCCGCCGCCTGGTACGCCGAGGCGTTGGGCGCGCGCGAGACGAGCCGCGTAGCGATTCCCGGCGGGGCGACGCTGACCGTCGAACTGCGGCTCAGCGGCACGGTGCTGGCGGTGGCGGGAGAGATGCCCGAACGCGGCATGCGCTCACCGGCGAGCCTCGGCGGCACGCCCGCCGCACTGCATGTCCCCGTCTCCGACGTCGACGCGGCCTGGGCGCGGGCGACGGCGGCCGGAGCCACGGTCTTCGAGCCGGTGCACGACGCGTTCTGGGGTGATCGCACCGGCCAGTTCCTGGATCCGTTCGGGCACCGGTGGGCGCTGGACCAGCACGTGCGCGACGTGCCGCACGAGGAGGTCGTCGCGCAGGCCGCGCAGCTGTTCTCCGGGTCGGGGAAGGCGTGA
- a CDS encoding aldo/keto reductase, translating to MRYRTLGASGLRVSEAILGAMTFGEHGGVGAPLPECRRMLDQYAEAGGNMIDTAVNYRDGASEEFLGELLEGRRDSFVLGTKYTVSRDRDDPNAAGNQRKNLRASLETSLRRLRTDYLDVYWVHMWDRHTPVEETMRALDDAVQAGKVLYVGISDTPAWVVAHANTLAQCRGWSRFIALQVPYSLLKRDIERDLLPMAETLGLAVTAWSPLAGGVLSGKYTRSGTASGRLAGASLSDGDHAVARVVAEVADELGATPAQVAIAWTMSRSPIVHPIIGARTSDQLRDNLAALDLTLPPEIVARLTEATEFTPGFPNDFIAETSPWVFGAALPTPGRPQE from the coding sequence GTGAGATATCGGACGCTGGGCGCCAGCGGCCTCCGGGTGTCCGAGGCGATCCTGGGTGCGATGACCTTCGGTGAGCACGGCGGCGTGGGCGCGCCCCTGCCCGAGTGCCGCCGGATGCTCGACCAGTACGCCGAAGCCGGCGGAAACATGATCGACACCGCGGTGAACTATCGCGACGGGGCCAGCGAGGAGTTCCTCGGCGAACTCCTGGAAGGCCGGCGGGACTCGTTCGTGCTCGGTACCAAGTACACCGTCTCCCGCGACCGCGACGACCCGAACGCCGCAGGCAACCAGCGCAAGAACCTGCGCGCCTCGCTGGAGACCAGCCTGCGCCGGCTGCGCACCGACTACCTCGACGTGTACTGGGTGCACATGTGGGACCGGCACACGCCGGTCGAGGAGACCATGCGCGCGCTCGACGACGCGGTTCAGGCCGGCAAGGTGCTGTACGTGGGGATCTCCGACACCCCCGCCTGGGTCGTCGCGCACGCCAACACACTGGCCCAGTGCCGCGGCTGGAGCCGGTTCATCGCCCTCCAGGTCCCCTACAGCCTGCTGAAGCGCGACATCGAGCGAGACCTGCTGCCGATGGCCGAGACGCTCGGACTCGCCGTCACGGCGTGGAGCCCGCTGGCCGGCGGGGTGCTGTCGGGAAAGTACACCCGCTCGGGGACTGCCAGTGGCCGGCTCGCCGGCGCATCGCTCTCGGACGGCGACCACGCCGTCGCCCGCGTCGTCGCAGAGGTCGCCGACGAGCTGGGAGCCACGCCGGCGCAGGTGGCGATCGCCTGGACGATGAGCCGTTCGCCCATCGTCCATCCCATCATCGGGGCACGCACCAGTGATCAGTTGCGCGACAACCTCGCCGCACTCGATCTCACCCTCCCGCCCGAGATCGTCGCTCGACTGACCGAGGCCACCGAGTTCACGCCCGGGTTCCCGAACGACTTCATCGCCGAAACCTCTCCCTGGGTCTTCGGCGCCGCGCTCCCCACCCCCGGAAGACCGCAGGAGTAG
- a CDS encoding response regulator transcription factor: MRVLVVEDEPYLAEAVRDGLRLEAIAADIAGDGDSALELLSVNSYDLAVLDRDIPGPSGDEVARWIVASGSGIPILMLTAADRIDDKASGFELGADDYLTKPFELRELVMRLRALDRRRAHARPPVREIADLRLDPFRREVYRDGRYVALTRKQFAVLDVLVAADGGVVSAEELLERAWDANADPFTNAVRITVSALRKRLGEPWLIATVPGVGYRIETGTDPVHPGGTDE; encoded by the coding sequence ATGCGCGTGCTGGTCGTTGAGGACGAGCCCTACCTGGCCGAAGCCGTCCGTGACGGTCTGCGGCTGGAGGCGATCGCCGCCGACATCGCCGGCGACGGCGACTCCGCCCTGGAACTGCTCAGCGTCAACTCCTACGACCTGGCGGTCCTGGACCGCGACATCCCCGGTCCCTCCGGCGACGAGGTCGCCCGGTGGATCGTGGCCTCCGGCAGCGGCATCCCCATCCTCATGCTCACCGCCGCCGATCGGATCGACGACAAGGCCTCGGGGTTCGAGCTCGGCGCCGACGACTACCTCACCAAACCGTTCGAGCTTCGAGAGCTCGTCATGCGGCTGCGTGCGCTGGACCGCAGGCGCGCGCACGCCCGCCCCCCGGTCCGCGAGATCGCGGACCTGCGGCTGGACCCCTTCCGCCGGGAGGTCTACCGCGACGGACGCTACGTCGCGCTCACCCGCAAGCAGTTCGCCGTGCTCGACGTCCTCGTCGCCGCCGACGGCGGTGTCGTCAGCGCCGAAGAGCTCCTGGAGCGGGCCTGGGACGCCAACGCCGACCCGTTCACCAACGCCGTCCGCATCACCGTCTCCGCCCTGCGCAAACGACTCGGCGAACCCTGGCTCATCGCCACGGTGCCCGGCGTCGGCTACCGAATCGAAACCGGGACCGACCCCGTCCACCCCGGCGGCACTGATGAATAG
- a CDS encoding VOC family protein, whose protein sequence is MSLRLSSCALAVDDLEQALAFYRDVLGFEVNDNAASLEAPAVAPPRQPDMRIFLVPRPADPSAERRTVADDLVHRLVFATDDCDAVFERLEAAGTEVMQEPIDRPGIRDCAFLDPSGNLLRFTQATGEGKAR, encoded by the coding sequence TTGAGCTTGCGGCTCTCGTCCTGCGCCCTGGCCGTCGACGACCTCGAACAGGCGCTCGCCTTCTACCGGGACGTGCTCGGCTTCGAGGTGAACGACAACGCCGCCTCCCTGGAGGCACCAGCCGTCGCACCGCCACGGCAGCCGGACATGCGGATCTTCCTCGTGCCACGCCCCGCGGACCCGTCGGCCGAGCGCAGGACGGTCGCGGACGACCTCGTGCACCGCCTCGTCTTCGCGACCGACGACTGCGACGCCGTCTTCGAGCGCCTGGAGGCCGCGGGCACCGAGGTGATGCAGGAACCGATCGACCGTCCGGGAATCCGCGACTGCGCCTTCCTCGACCCCTCCGGAAACCTCCTCCGGTTCACCCAAGCCACAGGTGAAGGTAAGGCTCGGTGA
- a CDS encoding sigma-70 family RNA polymerase sigma factor — protein MAEQDWLSARFAEHQRHLQAVAYRMLGSRSEAEDAVQEAWARVSRADTGQVENPAGWLTTVVARVCLNQLEARRSRREDATGALPPEPRTPQARVHPVGEADPEDEALLADSVGVALTVVLDTLTPAERLAFVLHDVFAVSFGEIGSIIDRSPAAARQLASRARRRVQGAAGASGAARSAKREIVAAFLAAARGGDFHALLDLLDPDAVIVGESRGAEAVASFFTGRAQAARLALVDGEPAAVWAHQGVNRAVITFTVEDGQITSISVDTDPDRLRALDVVFLPSHSVEQ, from the coding sequence ATGGCCGAGCAGGATTGGCTGAGCGCGCGGTTCGCCGAACACCAACGGCACCTGCAGGCGGTGGCGTACCGGATGCTGGGCTCGCGGAGCGAGGCCGAGGACGCGGTGCAGGAGGCCTGGGCTCGGGTCAGCCGCGCCGACACCGGTCAGGTGGAGAACCCCGCCGGGTGGCTGACGACCGTCGTCGCGCGGGTGTGTCTGAACCAGTTGGAGGCGCGCCGGAGCAGACGTGAGGACGCCACCGGGGCACTGCCGCCCGAGCCGAGGACGCCTCAGGCGCGCGTCCATCCGGTCGGCGAGGCCGATCCCGAGGACGAGGCGCTGCTGGCCGACTCGGTGGGCGTCGCGCTGACGGTGGTGCTGGACACGCTGACGCCCGCCGAGCGGCTCGCGTTCGTCCTGCACGACGTCTTCGCGGTGTCGTTCGGGGAGATCGGCTCCATCATCGACCGGTCACCGGCGGCGGCCCGGCAGCTCGCCAGCCGGGCACGGCGGCGTGTGCAGGGCGCCGCCGGGGCGTCCGGCGCCGCGCGTTCCGCGAAACGGGAGATCGTCGCGGCGTTCCTCGCGGCGGCGCGCGGCGGCGATTTCCACGCCCTGCTCGACCTCCTCGATCCCGACGCGGTGATCGTCGGCGAGTCCCGCGGCGCCGAAGCCGTGGCGTCCTTCTTCACGGGCCGCGCCCAGGCCGCACGCCTCGCCCTCGTCGACGGGGAGCCCGCGGCCGTCTGGGCCCACCAGGGCGTGAACAGAGCCGTCATCACATTCACCGTCGAAGACGGCCAGATCACCAGCATCAGCGTCGATACCGACCCCGACCGGCTCCGCGCCCTCGATGTCGTCTTCCTGCCCTCCCACTCGGTGGAGCAGTGA
- a CDS encoding VOC family protein has translation MKAHVSSILLGVRDLDRAKRFYTDGLGWTIKDDWGISVFFESDGASPVGFYGRKGLADQVGTSPDGSGFGGVVLTYVVRSRARVDEVMAEAEKAGATILKPAGPLPWGGYGGTFADPEGHIWSLGHSDQGEDQPYAE, from the coding sequence ATGAAGGCTCACGTCAGTTCCATCCTTCTCGGCGTCCGGGACTTGGACCGGGCCAAGCGGTTCTACACCGACGGACTGGGCTGGACGATCAAGGACGACTGGGGCATCTCGGTGTTCTTCGAATCGGACGGCGCCTCGCCCGTCGGCTTCTACGGCCGCAAGGGCCTGGCCGACCAGGTCGGCACCAGCCCGGACGGCAGCGGTTTCGGCGGCGTGGTCCTGACCTACGTCGTCCGCAGCCGGGCGCGGGTCGACGAGGTCATGGCGGAGGCCGAGAAGGCCGGCGCCACGATCCTCAAGCCCGCCGGTCCCCTGCCCTGGGGAGGCTACGGCGGCACCTTCGCCGACCCTGAGGGCCACATCTGGAGCCTCGGCCACAGCGATCAGGGCGAGGACCAGCCCTACGCCGAGTAG
- a CDS encoding VOC family protein: MSPQMSAVMLGVDDLDRAKRFYAEGLGCEIDKDTRHFVSFHLGEGSPQLALYEWDAAAEDAGVPPEGSGFRGASFHLNPDSRDAVDETMRKAVAAGGSVVREAAPAPWGGYFGYFADPDGYLWKVTTYAS; encoded by the coding sequence GTGTCACCGCAGATGAGCGCCGTCATGCTCGGCGTCGACGACCTGGACCGCGCCAAGCGGTTCTACGCCGAAGGCCTGGGCTGCGAGATCGACAAGGACACCCGCCACTTCGTCTCGTTCCACCTGGGGGAGGGCTCACCGCAGCTCGCCCTCTACGAGTGGGACGCCGCGGCCGAGGACGCCGGCGTCCCGCCCGAGGGATCCGGATTCCGAGGGGCCTCCTTCCACCTGAACCCCGACTCGCGGGACGCGGTCGACGAGACGATGCGCAAGGCCGTCGCGGCCGGCGGCAGCGTGGTCAGGGAAGCGGCCCCCGCCCCGTGGGGCGGCTACTTCGGCTACTTCGCCGACCCCGACGGGTACCTGTGGAAGGTCACCACCTACGCCTCGTGA
- a CDS encoding YdeI/OmpD-associated family protein has protein sequence MKFRTVVEPPEPMRGLEVPAEVVEELGGGARPRVTITINGHSWQSRVAIMRGRHLLGLSNANRRAADVATGDEVEVELELDTEPRVVVEPADFVRALDDDPVARAAYDGLSDSRRREHVRAIESAKRPETRRRRIEKAIATLRA, from the coding sequence ATGAAGTTCCGCACCGTGGTCGAACCTCCGGAGCCCATGCGCGGCCTGGAGGTCCCCGCCGAGGTCGTGGAGGAACTCGGCGGAGGCGCGCGACCGAGGGTGACGATCACCATCAACGGACACTCGTGGCAGAGCAGGGTGGCCATCATGCGCGGCCGCCACCTGCTCGGCCTCAGCAACGCCAACCGGCGGGCCGCGGATGTCGCGACCGGCGACGAGGTCGAGGTGGAGCTGGAGCTCGACACCGAACCGCGCGTCGTCGTCGAACCCGCGGACTTCGTCCGGGCCCTGGACGACGACCCCGTCGCCCGCGCCGCCTACGACGGTCTCTCGGACAGCCGCAGGCGCGAGCACGTGCGCGCCATCGAGAGCGCGAAGAGGCCCGAGACGCGTCGGCGGCGTATCGAGAAGGCCATCGCCACCCTGCGGGCCTGA
- a CDS encoding DoxX family protein has translation MLKRLTTGLYWFLALEFALGAVTKYWPGDTFVSSAYSVKFVDWGYPSWMRFVVGALEGAAAVLLVIPDKRTRFVGATTLVLVLTGAVTTHIVNHDPAVESWAAPTHFVIMGVIALANWPADWRDLLRSPTPSQTDHHVQPTN, from the coding sequence ATGTTGAAGCGGCTCACGACCGGTCTGTACTGGTTTCTGGCCTTGGAATTCGCGCTGGGCGCCGTGACCAAGTACTGGCCGGGCGACACGTTCGTCAGCTCGGCGTACTCGGTGAAGTTCGTTGACTGGGGTTACCCGTCCTGGATGCGCTTCGTGGTCGGCGCCCTGGAGGGTGCAGCCGCCGTCCTGCTGGTGATCCCCGACAAGCGAACACGCTTCGTCGGTGCCACGACGCTGGTGCTCGTGCTCACCGGCGCGGTCACCACCCACATCGTCAATCACGACCCGGCCGTGGAGAGCTGGGCCGCGCCGACCCACTTCGTCATCATGGGCGTCATCGCTCTGGCCAACTGGCCCGCCGACTGGCGAGATCTCCTGCGGAGCCCCACGCCGTCACAGACTGATCATCATGTCCAGCCAACGAACTGA
- a CDS encoding S26 family signal peptidase, whose amino-acid sequence MMWLAAAAGVLLVSGALTGWVRLRYLITTVDGPSMEPTLHSGDRLLVRRTRRVRAGQIVVVRIQPPTLDAPPPDAPAPDEETPVMRVHPDGLLLVKRAIAVAGDPVPVDRVPCLRETRETTVPPGALVVLGDNAPTSWDSRDYGFVPADRFIGVAVRRLPAP is encoded by the coding sequence ATGATGTGGCTCGCCGCCGCGGCAGGCGTGCTCCTGGTGTCCGGCGCCCTCACCGGCTGGGTGCGCCTGCGGTACCTGATCACCACGGTCGACGGACCCAGCATGGAGCCGACGCTCCACTCCGGCGACCGGCTCCTCGTCCGCCGGACCCGGCGGGTGCGCGCGGGCCAGATCGTGGTGGTGCGGATCCAGCCGCCGACGCTGGACGCGCCGCCCCCCGATGCCCCCGCCCCGGACGAGGAGACCCCGGTCATGCGGGTCCACCCGGACGGGCTCCTGCTCGTCAAGCGGGCGATCGCGGTGGCCGGTGATCCCGTCCCGGTGGACCGGGTGCCGTGCCTGCGGGAGACGCGGGAGACGACCGTGCCGCCGGGTGCCCTCGTCGTGCTGGGCGACAACGCGCCCACCAGCTGGGATTCCCGCGACTACGGATTCGTCCCCGCCGACCGGTTCATCGGCGTGGCCGTCCGCAGACTCCCGGCGCCCTGA
- a CDS encoding ATP-binding cassette domain-containing protein: MSGRPPVRGVAAAGTEAAALVWRSAPGGVSGYLLITLAEAAAPVATAWLMKTVVDRLATSQGSVAGPAAALVAAGLAAAALPGIGKYLRDQGGRAAGVRATDRLFAATERQVGLRRFEDPVFLDRLRLAQEAAGSAGYLVDAVCGTARGALSLIGFLTSLLVISPQMTGLVLLAAVPALIAELLLSRSRATMQWTTEQTHRREFFYSRLLTDVEAATEIRLFGIGAFLRARMMSERRRGNRAEQRMSRRELAVQGGLTALSAAVAGGGLWWAITAARHGTLGVGDITMFVAAVGGVQAALTLLTSSIATAHGRLLVFTHYVAVTRAEPDLPSAATGEAPRLRRGIEFQDVWFRYSDDHPWVLRGVDLTIPHGWAVALVGLNGAGKSTLVKLLCRMYDPTRGRILWDGVDLRDIPPHALRERISAVFQDHMNYDMTARENIAVGDLRALDRPEAVQGAAARAGVHDKLAGLPNGYDTLLTRMFFSEADKDDAGTGVVLSGGQWQRLALARAFVRDGRDLMILDEPSSGLDPEAEHEVHAQMRLHRSGGTSLLISHRLSAVRDAGLIAILDGGRVAELGTHETLLAAGGHYARLFRLQAAGYQEAPRPSEDIG, from the coding sequence GTGAGCGGACGTCCCCCCGTCCGCGGAGTGGCCGCCGCCGGGACCGAGGCGGCCGCGCTCGTCTGGCGGTCCGCGCCCGGCGGCGTGTCCGGCTACCTGCTGATCACCCTGGCCGAGGCCGCCGCGCCGGTCGCGACCGCATGGCTGATGAAGACGGTGGTCGACCGGCTGGCGACGTCTCAGGGTTCGGTCGCGGGCCCGGCCGCCGCCCTGGTGGCGGCAGGTCTGGCCGCCGCAGCCCTGCCCGGGATCGGCAAGTACCTGCGCGACCAGGGCGGCCGGGCCGCCGGAGTCCGGGCGACCGACCGGCTGTTCGCCGCGACCGAACGCCAGGTCGGGCTCCGCCGGTTCGAGGATCCGGTCTTCCTGGACCGGCTGCGCCTGGCGCAGGAGGCGGCCGGCAGCGCCGGGTACCTGGTCGACGCCGTCTGCGGCACCGCGCGCGGCGCGCTGTCCCTCATCGGCTTCCTCACCTCGCTTCTGGTGATCAGCCCGCAGATGACGGGGCTGGTGCTGCTGGCCGCCGTACCGGCACTGATCGCCGAACTCCTGCTGTCGCGGAGCCGGGCGACCATGCAGTGGACGACCGAGCAGACCCACCGCCGCGAGTTCTTCTACAGCCGCCTGCTGACGGACGTGGAGGCGGCCACCGAGATCCGGCTGTTCGGCATCGGCGCCTTCCTGCGCGCCCGGATGATGTCCGAACGCCGTCGCGGCAACCGGGCCGAGCAACGGATGAGCCGGCGCGAACTGGCCGTCCAGGGCGGGCTCACCGCGCTGAGCGCCGCGGTGGCGGGCGGCGGCCTGTGGTGGGCGATCACGGCGGCACGGCACGGCACGCTCGGCGTCGGGGACATCACCATGTTCGTCGCCGCGGTCGGCGGCGTCCAGGCGGCCCTGACCCTGCTGACGTCCTCCATCGCCACCGCCCACGGCCGCCTGCTCGTGTTCACGCACTACGTCGCGGTGACCCGCGCGGAACCGGACCTGCCGAGCGCCGCGACGGGCGAGGCACCGCGACTGCGGCGGGGCATCGAATTCCAGGACGTGTGGTTCCGCTACAGCGACGACCACCCCTGGGTGCTGCGCGGCGTAGACCTGACGATCCCGCACGGCTGGGCCGTCGCGCTGGTCGGCCTGAACGGCGCGGGCAAGAGCACGCTGGTCAAACTGCTCTGCCGCATGTACGACCCGACCCGCGGGCGGATCCTGTGGGACGGCGTCGACCTGCGGGACATACCGCCGCACGCGCTGCGCGAGCGCATCAGCGCGGTGTTCCAGGACCACATGAACTACGACATGACCGCGAGGGAGAACATCGCGGTCGGCGACCTCCGGGCGCTCGACCGGCCGGAGGCGGTCCAGGGGGCGGCCGCCCGCGCGGGCGTCCACGACAAGCTCGCCGGGCTGCCCAACGGCTATGACACCCTGCTGACCCGGATGTTCTTCTCCGAGGCGGACAAGGACGACGCCGGCACCGGGGTGGTGCTGTCCGGCGGCCAGTGGCAGCGCCTCGCGCTGGCCCGTGCCTTCGTCCGCGACGGCCGGGACCTGATGATCCTGGACGAGCCCAGCTCCGGTCTCGACCCCGAGGCCGAGCACGAGGTCCACGCCCAGATGCGCCTCCACCGGTCCGGCGGGACCAGCCTGCTGATCTCGCATCGGCTCAGCGCCGTACGGGACGCCGGGCTCATCGCGATCCTCGACGGCGGGCGCGTGGCCGAGCTCGGCACGCACGAGACGCTGCTGGCGGCGGGCGGCCACTACGCCCGCCTGTTCCGGCTGCAGGCGGCCGGATACCAGGAGGCTCCGCGGCCTTCCGAGGACATCGGATGA
- a CDS encoding TlpA disulfide reductase family protein codes for MPYLIAAVVLLGLLSAFNLVLTLTLIRRLRGHGAAHPGHGELAGPPMALEPGSQIGDFTATTTEGEPVSQADLPALVAFFSANCPPCHELAPRFAELTTGLPRLAVVTGEDPELVAVLSPAVRVVVEDYDGAVSGAFQNTWTPALYIVDGGQRVVATGGRLEDLPLEAPA; via the coding sequence ATGCCCTATCTCATCGCCGCCGTCGTCCTCCTCGGGCTGCTGTCCGCGTTCAACCTCGTCCTCACGCTCACCCTGATCCGCAGGCTGCGGGGGCACGGCGCCGCGCACCCGGGCCACGGGGAGCTCGCGGGCCCGCCGATGGCGCTCGAGCCCGGCTCGCAGATCGGCGACTTCACCGCGACGACCACCGAGGGCGAGCCGGTCTCCCAGGCGGACCTCCCCGCCCTGGTCGCCTTCTTCTCCGCGAACTGCCCTCCCTGCCACGAGCTGGCTCCGCGCTTCGCGGAGCTCACGACGGGGCTGCCCCGGCTCGCGGTCGTGACCGGCGAGGATCCCGAGCTGGTCGCGGTCCTGTCACCGGCGGTCCGCGTCGTCGTCGAGGACTACGACGGCGCCGTGAGCGGCGCCTTCCAGAACACCTGGACGCCGGCGCTCTACATCGTCGACGGCGGGCAGCGCGTGGTGGCCACGGGCGGGCGCCTGGAGGACCTGCCCCTCGAAGCCCCGGCGTGA
- a CDS encoding MauE/DoxX family redox-associated membrane protein codes for MELVRIGCACLIGLVFAVSAVSKLRDFDGFARSVPALVPAWPGRARLLAITTTALEALVPPLLIAPVTAPLGFGLAAVLLAAFTAAVAAAVRRGRRTACRCFGPSSVPLGPRHLVRNGALLTCAVLGALAPGGLPPAGGIAVAAAAGLAGAVLIVFLDDIVELFARNP; via the coding sequence ATGGAACTCGTGCGGATCGGCTGCGCCTGCCTGATCGGGCTGGTCTTCGCCGTGTCGGCCGTATCCAAACTCCGCGACTTCGACGGTTTCGCCAGGTCCGTTCCAGCGCTGGTGCCCGCGTGGCCCGGCCGCGCCCGGCTCCTGGCGATCACCACGACCGCTCTTGAGGCACTGGTGCCGCCGCTGCTGATCGCGCCGGTCACCGCCCCCCTCGGCTTCGGTCTCGCCGCCGTGCTGCTGGCCGCCTTCACCGCGGCCGTCGCGGCCGCGGTCCGGCGCGGACGCCGCACCGCCTGCCGCTGCTTCGGCCCGTCCAGCGTTCCGCTCGGTCCGCGCCATCTCGTCCGCAACGGAGCGCTGCTCACCTGCGCCGTGCTCGGCGCCCTGGCCCCCGGCGGCCTGCCGCCCGCGGGCGGCATCGCGGTGGCCGCCGCGGCCGGGCTGGCCGGAGCCGTGCTGATCGTCTTTCTCGACGACATCGTCGAGCTGTTCGCGAGGAACCCCTGA
- a CDS encoding alpha/beta hydrolase produces MRLGHRILAAGVAGAALVPALAVTALAAPGETTSTVEKERVDRVPAPKPAWYKCYDYAECATVRLPLDYDDPKGATTEIALLRVKARNAKKRIGSLFVNPGGPGGQGTAIAYQAPDFLGKDVLDRFDVVGFDPRGIGFSSNVACFASTRDQTLALAGMNVAFPVGAKQEAAYIKSAKAVGKGCSTTGKKLAGAMSSAEAARDMDVLRRAVGDKKLSYLGFSYGTAIGQYYANMFPDRLRAVVVDGVINPVSWVGTPRTANQILDDRLRSADGAYKALREILVRCGKAGKAKCQFAAYGDPVKNFDALAKRLKAKPAEIDGEKVTYADLVGGALGSLYDPGGYEYIDAMVTDLWVATSPASTAAQAARARKALAARIAERRAEVRRQKEAAEKVSAKDFPYDNGLEAFSGVTCTDGLHPKKAGSWPALTAASDRRAPYFGRAWGWGSVQCARDAWKVRDEDAYTGPFNRRTNAPVLFVGNYYDPATNYNDAVSSSKLLPNSRLLSSNSWGHTAYGTSACVTKAVDGYLVGGTLPPAGKVCVGDTQPFADSPEPALATRGPADASAMAPQAAAVGNSTKLPPVATRVPSSLLLGTR; encoded by the coding sequence ATGCGTCTCGGACACAGGATTCTCGCGGCCGGCGTGGCCGGTGCGGCGCTCGTGCCCGCCTTAGCGGTCACCGCCCTGGCCGCCCCGGGCGAAACGACGAGCACGGTCGAGAAGGAGCGCGTCGACCGGGTGCCCGCCCCGAAGCCGGCCTGGTACAAGTGCTATGACTACGCGGAATGCGCGACCGTCCGGCTGCCCCTGGACTACGACGATCCGAAAGGTGCGACCACGGAGATCGCCCTCCTGAGGGTGAAGGCGCGCAACGCCAAGAAGCGGATCGGCAGCCTGTTCGTCAACCCTGGCGGGCCCGGCGGTCAGGGCACCGCGATCGCGTACCAGGCGCCCGACTTCCTCGGTAAGGACGTCCTCGACCGCTTCGACGTCGTCGGCTTCGACCCGCGAGGCATCGGCTTCAGCTCCAACGTCGCCTGCTTCGCGTCCACCAGGGACCAGACGCTCGCGCTGGCGGGGATGAACGTGGCGTTCCCGGTCGGCGCGAAGCAGGAGGCCGCCTACATCAAGTCCGCGAAGGCGGTCGGCAAGGGCTGCTCGACGACGGGGAAGAAGCTGGCGGGCGCGATGTCCTCGGCCGAGGCGGCGCGCGACATGGACGTCCTGCGCCGTGCGGTCGGCGACAAGAAGCTGTCCTACCTGGGCTTCAGCTACGGCACGGCGATCGGCCAGTACTACGCGAACATGTTCCCCGACCGGCTGCGCGCCGTGGTCGTGGACGGTGTCATCAACCCCGTCTCCTGGGTCGGCACCCCCAGGACCGCGAACCAGATCCTGGACGACCGGCTCCGGTCCGCCGACGGCGCCTACAAGGCGCTGCGGGAGATCCTCGTCCGATGCGGCAAGGCGGGCAAGGCGAAATGCCAGTTCGCCGCCTACGGGGACCCCGTCAAGAACTTCGACGCCCTCGCCAAGCGGCTGAAGGCGAAGCCCGCCGAGATCGACGGCGAGAAGGTCACCTACGCCGACCTCGTCGGCGGCGCGCTCGGCTCGCTGTACGACCCGGGCGGCTACGAGTACATCGACGCCATGGTCACCGACCTGTGGGTGGCGACCTCGCCCGCCTCGACGGCGGCGCAGGCCGCCAGGGCGCGCAAGGCCCTCGCCGCCCGCATCGCCGAGCGCCGGGCGGAGGTCAGGCGGCAGAAGGAGGCCGCGGAGAAGGTCTCGGCCAAGGACTTCCCCTACGACAACGGCCTTGAGGCGTTCAGCGGTGTCACCTGCACCGACGGCCTGCACCCGAAGAAGGCGGGGAGCTGGCCCGCGCTGACGGCGGCGTCCGACAGGCGGGCTCCCTACTTCGGGCGCGCGTGGGGCTGGGGAAGCGTCCAGTGCGCCCGTGACGCCTGGAAGGTCCGCGACGAGGACGCCTACACAGGTCCCTTCAACCGGCGGACGAACGCCCCCGTCCTGTTCGTGGGGAACTACTACGACCCGGCCACGAACTACAACGACGCGGTCTCGTCCAGCAAGCTGCTGCCCAACAGCCGCCTGCTGTCCAGCAACAGCTGGGGGCACACCGCCTACGGCACTTCGGCGTGCGTGACGAAGGCGGTCGACGGCTACCTCGTCGGCGGGACGCTGCCGCCCGCGGGCAAGGTGTGCGTCGGCGACACCCAGCCGTTCGCCGACAGCCCTGAACCGGCGCTCGCGACCAGGGGACCGGCCGACGCGAGCGCGATGGCGCCCCAGGCGGCCGCCGTCGGAAACAGCACGAAACTCCCACCGGTGGCCACGCGGGTGCCCTCGTCCCTCCTGCTCGGAACCCGCTGA